In Chloracidobacterium sp., the following proteins share a genomic window:
- the clpX gene encoding ATP-dependent Clp protease ATP-binding subunit ClpX codes for MSNFRGPEELLTCSFCGKSQNDVRKLIAGPGVYVCNECIDICNEIINDDEQTASSAVRTSLPKPDQIKAFLDEYVVGQEESKKRLSVAVYQHYKRLELAKRKGDVELQKSNILLIGPTGTGKTLLAQTLARQLSVPFCIVDATSLTEAGYVGEDVENILFRLVQAAGGELEKAQQGIIYIDEIDKICRKDDNPSITRDVSGEGVQQALLKILEGTIANVPTAGGRKHPQQDFQQLDTTNILFICGGAFIGLEKVVEKRLRAKSLGFQAEVKSTKQRAADAISKLEPEDLIHYGLIPEFVGRLPVIGTLRELDAEALMTILTEPKNALIKQYQRKFEFDNISLKFTDGALHAIAEAAHKRKVGARGLMMILEEVLLDSMYVLPSQKQVNEIIVTKEMIERKVPVFEVVNRTEEAA; via the coding sequence ATGAGCAATTTTCGCGGCCCAGAGGAATTACTTACATGCTCCTTCTGCGGGAAATCGCAGAATGACGTCCGCAAGCTGATCGCCGGGCCGGGCGTCTATGTGTGCAATGAGTGCATCGACATCTGCAACGAGATAATCAATGATGACGAGCAGACGGCGAGCTCGGCGGTCCGGACAAGCCTTCCAAAACCCGATCAGATCAAGGCCTTTTTGGACGAATATGTCGTAGGGCAGGAAGAGTCAAAGAAGCGGCTTTCGGTAGCGGTCTATCAGCATTACAAGCGGCTGGAGCTTGCAAAGCGAAAGGGCGATGTCGAACTCCAGAAATCAAATATCCTGCTCATCGGCCCGACCGGAACTGGAAAGACACTGCTCGCACAGACGCTTGCCCGCCAACTTAGCGTGCCGTTCTGCATCGTGGACGCGACCAGCCTGACGGAAGCAGGCTACGTCGGTGAAGATGTTGAGAATATCCTATTTCGGCTAGTGCAGGCCGCAGGCGGCGAACTCGAAAAAGCCCAGCAGGGCATCATTTATATCGACGAGATCGACAAGATATGCCGCAAGGACGACAATCCGTCGATAACGAGAGATGTGTCGGGTGAGGGCGTTCAGCAGGCCCTATTGAAGATACTTGAGGGTACGATCGCCAACGTGCCGACCGCCGGCGGCCGAAAGCATCCGCAGCAGGATTTTCAGCAGTTGGATACGACGAACATCCTGTTCATCTGCGGCGGAGCCTTTATTGGGCTTGAAAAGGTCGTTGAGAAGCGGCTGCGTGCCAAATCACTCGGCTTTCAGGCAGAGGTCAAGAGTACCAAGCAGCGCGCCGCTGACGCGATCAGCAAGCTCGAACCGGAAGATCTCATCCATTACGGCCTGATCCCGGAATTCGTTGGCCGTCTGCCCGTGATCGGAACGCTGCGAGAGCTTGATGCCGAGGCGTTGATGACGATCCTCACTGAGCCAAAAAATGCCCTGATCAAGCAGTATCAGCGGAAATTTGAGTTCGACAACATCAGCCTCAAATTCACCGACGGGGCACTTCACGCTATCGCGGAAGCGGCCCACAAACGCAAAGTCGGTGCCCGCGGCCTGATGATGATCCTCGAGGAAGTCTTGCTCGATTCAATGTATGTCCTGCCGTCGCAAAAACAGGTCAACGAGATCATCGTCACCAAAGAGATGATCGAGCGCAAAGTACCTGTTTTTGAGGTCGTCAACCGAACGGAAGAGGCCGCCTAG
- a CDS encoding PilZ domain-containing protein, whose product MQDRRSGNERRASNRFPIEVDIEWEAAGTRQSGTISDVSLDGCFVLGSGEVGDGDAVKIFVPLADGMKVQFDGSVANHVFEIGFGVRFSPLNTAQRELLIKLVQDAEKA is encoded by the coding sequence ATGCAGGATAGGCGAAGCGGTAACGAAAGAAGGGCATCGAATCGATTTCCGATCGAGGTGGATATCGAATGGGAGGCCGCAGGAACGCGCCAGTCGGGCACGATCAGCGATGTCAGCCTCGATGGGTGTTTTGTACTCGGTTCCGGCGAGGTCGGTGATGGCGACGCGGTCAAGATATTCGTCCCCTTAGCTGACGGAATGAAGGTTCAATTCGATGGCTCGGTCGCCAATCATGTATTTGAGATAGGATTTGGCGTGAGATTTTCGCCACTCAATACCGCTCAGAGGGAGCTGCTGATCAAGCTCGTCCAGGACGCGGAAAAGGCCTAG
- the clpP gene encoding ATP-dependent Clp endopeptidase proteolytic subunit ClpP has product MALVPMVVEQTSRGERAFDIYSRLLKDSIIFIGTPIDDQIANLIVAQLLFLEAEDPERDINLYINSPGGVITAGMAIYDTMQFIKNDVTTICVGQCASMAALLLCAGSKGKRFALPNARVLIHQPSGGAQGQATDVRIMAEEILRMREQTSTIIAKHSGQSFEQVEKDVERDRILTAKQAKDYGLIDEVIEHREAAK; this is encoded by the coding sequence ATGGCTTTAGTCCCAATGGTTGTCGAGCAGACCTCACGCGGCGAGCGTGCGTTTGACATCTACTCACGGCTGCTGAAAGACAGCATCATCTTCATCGGAACGCCGATCGACGATCAGATAGCCAACCTGATAGTCGCACAACTCTTATTTCTCGAGGCCGAAGACCCCGAACGCGACATCAATCTGTATATCAATTCGCCCGGCGGCGTGATCACCGCGGGTATGGCCATCTACGACACGATGCAGTTCATCAAGAATGATGTGACGACCATCTGTGTCGGCCAATGCGCTTCGATGGCGGCATTATTGTTGTGTGCCGGATCAAAAGGCAAGCGGTTTGCCTTGCCGAATGCTCGCGTGCTGATCCACCAGCCATCGGGCGGCGCGCAGGGACAGGCTACGGATGTGCGTATCATGGCCGAAGAGATACTTCGTATGCGTGAACAAACCTCGACGATCATTGCAAAGCACAGCGGCCAATCATTCGAGCAGGTTGAGAAGGACGTTGAACGCGACCGCATTCTTACCGCCAAGCAGGCGAAAGACTATGGCCTGATCGATGAGGTGATCGAACACAGGGAAGCAGCCAAATGA
- a CDS encoding amino acid permease produces MDLQSSERQTLIRGLGLIAAVSVIIGNVIGTGVFLKARVMTCHVGTPGWVIAAWIAAGLLSLAGALTYAELTAMKPEAAGPYAFLRDSYGRLSSFLFGWTRMFIASTGAQASVAVVFAIALNDYLNGALKQTLFQTSIFGYPYEVTSLQIIAVVVIAIFTTLNCLSVRMSGQIATWLTMIKIGLVLGVAFGAFLFVTGGGFANFSLANTGGACEGVAAAVNVSSPEYTFIAGFGAAMLAALWGYDGWDNLSFVAGEVKDPNRNIPIAIIGSVVVVIVLYVVANAAYYYVLDPTAVASVSKDSTVAKVVVSKFFGGDALSLATGVAVAIFTIGLMLSSIGTLHTSILSASRLPYAMASDRMMFDKFAKVSVQAVPINGVLFQGVWASILALSGSFDTLTDYVIFGSWIFYALIASSIFVFRRKYPDAPRPYRAWGYPLVPVIFLLVAGWLLINTMMTAPQSSFIGIGLILLGLPVYYYLNSKGAESTGEADAG; encoded by the coding sequence ATGGACCTCCAATCAAGCGAACGGCAAACCCTCATTCGCGGCCTCGGACTGATAGCGGCCGTCTCTGTGATCATCGGCAACGTGATCGGCACGGGCGTTTTTCTCAAGGCGCGGGTGATGACCTGCCATGTAGGCACGCCGGGCTGGGTCATTGCGGCGTGGATCGCGGCGGGCCTGTTGTCGCTGGCCGGTGCATTGACCTACGCTGAGTTGACCGCGATGAAGCCGGAAGCTGCCGGGCCGTATGCTTTTTTGCGTGACAGTTATGGCCGCCTGTCGAGTTTTCTATTCGGCTGGACGCGGATGTTCATTGCCAGCACGGGAGCGCAGGCCAGCGTCGCTGTTGTCTTTGCCATTGCACTGAATGACTACCTAAACGGAGCACTAAAGCAGACCCTGTTCCAAACGAGCATTTTTGGTTATCCGTATGAAGTAACTTCGCTGCAGATCATCGCTGTCGTCGTGATCGCGATCTTCACAACCCTTAATTGCTTGTCTGTAAGGATGAGCGGCCAGATAGCGACGTGGCTTACGATGATAAAGATCGGGCTCGTGCTGGGTGTCGCGTTTGGCGCGTTCCTTTTTGTGACGGGTGGTGGATTTGCCAACTTCTCGCTCGCAAACACGGGCGGAGCCTGTGAAGGCGTTGCCGCGGCGGTAAATGTCAGCTCGCCGGAATATACGTTTATCGCAGGCTTTGGCGCGGCGATGCTTGCGGCTCTCTGGGGTTACGACGGTTGGGACAATTTGTCGTTTGTCGCGGGCGAAGTTAAAGACCCGAACCGCAACATTCCGATCGCGATCATCGGCAGCGTTGTGGTCGTTATTGTCCTCTACGTGGTGGCGAATGCGGCCTACTATTACGTGCTCGATCCGACTGCGGTCGCCTCGGTCTCGAAAGACTCGACCGTAGCCAAGGTCGTCGTCAGCAAATTCTTCGGCGGCGATGCGCTAAGCCTTGCGACTGGCGTCGCAGTGGCTATTTTCACGATTGGCCTGATGCTGTCCAGCATCGGGACACTGCATACATCGATATTGAGCGCGTCTCGGCTGCCGTATGCGATGGCATCGGACCGGATGATGTTTGATAAGTTCGCAAAGGTGTCGGTGCAGGCCGTGCCTATCAACGGTGTGTTGTTCCAGGGCGTCTGGGCCAGCATTCTGGCCTTGTCAGGCTCATTCGATACGCTGACTGATTACGTGATATTCGGTTCGTGGATCTTCTACGCCCTCATAGCATCATCGATCTTCGTATTCCGGAGGAAATATCCTGACGCGCCGCGGCCCTACCGGGCCTGGGGCTATCCTCTCGTGCCTGTGATCTTTCTTCTTGTGGCGGGCTGGCTCCTGATAAACACGATGATGACGGCGCCGCAGAGTTCTTTCATCGGTATCGGATTGATACTTTTGGGATTGCCCGTCTATTACTACTTGAATAGTAAAGGCGCAGAAAGCACCGGTGAGGCTGATGCAGGATAG
- the arsM gene encoding arsenite methyltransferase, with protein MSENIEQAIRSRYGSVAVSDLSSENPGVMAVAEAFGYTPEQLASIPAEANMGLSCGNPTATANLRTGEVVVDLGSGGGLDVFLAAQKVGPSGRAIGIDMTPEMIDLARRNAAKANGGDGYDNVEFRLGNIDDLPLADGSVDCILSNCVINLAPDKQAVFREIARVLKPGGRVAVSDIALKQPLPAELGEDIMAYVGCIAGAIQIDEYKRGLIEAGFSDVQVIETGSDLNSYAKIEDQVACCSPSPNQVANVGGCCSPADAMSADPAANRLAELLTRYNVNDYAASVRVFAVKNAA; from the coding sequence ATGTCAGAAAATATTGAACAAGCAATCCGCTCAAGATACGGTTCGGTCGCAGTAAGCGACCTTTCCAGCGAAAATCCAGGGGTCATGGCCGTGGCCGAAGCATTCGGCTACACGCCCGAGCAGCTCGCGTCGATACCGGCCGAGGCCAATATGGGGCTCTCGTGCGGAAATCCGACAGCGACGGCAAATTTGAGAACAGGCGAGGTGGTCGTAGACCTCGGCTCAGGCGGCGGCCTCGATGTGTTCCTAGCCGCGCAAAAGGTCGGGCCGTCCGGACGGGCCATCGGCATCGACATGACGCCGGAAATGATCGACCTTGCCCGCCGCAACGCGGCGAAAGCGAATGGAGGCGATGGGTACGACAACGTCGAGTTTCGTTTGGGAAATATTGACGACCTGCCGCTTGCTGACGGTTCGGTCGATTGTATCCTGAGCAACTGCGTCATTAATCTTGCTCCGGACAAGCAGGCTGTGTTTCGCGAGATCGCCCGCGTCCTTAAGCCCGGAGGCAGGGTCGCCGTAAGCGATATTGCTCTCAAGCAGCCTCTCCCCGCGGAACTGGGCGAGGACATTATGGCCTATGTCGGGTGCATCGCCGGTGCGATCCAGATCGATGAATACAAGCGCGGGCTGATCGAAGCAGGCTTCTCCGATGTGCAAGTCATCGAGACAGGCTCGGACTTGAATAGCTACGCAAAGATCGAGGATCAGGTGGCCTGCTGTTCACCGTCGCCAAACCAGGTCGCAAATGTCGGAGGCTGCTGTTCGCCGGCCGATGCGATGTCTGCCGACCCGGCCGCGAATCGGCTCGCTGAACTCCTCACGCGATACAACGTAAACGATTACGCGGCCAGCGTTCGCGTATTCGCGGTGAAAAATGCCGCGTGA
- the pabB gene encoding aminodeoxychorismate synthase component I produces the protein MRGNISDLKFEISNSSVRVKSNVTKVEYVKAINAIHEQIRCGNTYQTNLTRQLTARLPDDVTPQTIFTRLRRDHPAPFSAFITRPGSTVISASPERFIRVEGRHISTSPIKGTRPRGKNAASDAALRSELLASEKDRAENTMIVDLLRNDIGRVCEFGSVTAAKLCEIEEHPTFFHLVSTIEGQLRENTTISALLRAVFPCGSITGAPKISTMKIIDEIEPADRGLSMGAIGYYVPENWAADLATFDLNVAIRTMVVRDGTATFNVGGGIVIDSEPEKEWDETATKATALMNAIGGKFT, from the coding sequence TTGCGAGGGAATATCTCAGATCTCAAATTTGAGATTTCAAATTCGTCCGTAAGGGTAAAATCGAACGTCACAAAAGTAGAGTACGTAAAGGCGATCAACGCCATCCATGAACAGATCCGCTGCGGCAATACATATCAAACCAATCTCACGCGGCAATTAACGGCCCGGTTGCCTGATGACGTAACGCCGCAGACGATATTCACTCGTCTCCGCCGCGATCATCCGGCCCCATTTTCGGCATTTATCACCCGGCCAGGATCGACCGTCATTTCAGCTTCACCGGAACGCTTTATTCGGGTCGAAGGCCGACACATCTCGACCTCTCCGATCAAGGGCACACGCCCGCGAGGAAAAAATGCGGCCTCAGATGCGGCGCTTCGCTCAGAATTGCTTGCCAGCGAAAAAGATCGTGCAGAGAACACAATGATCGTCGATCTTCTCCGCAATGACATCGGCCGTGTGTGCGAATTTGGCAGCGTAACGGCCGCGAAACTATGCGAGATCGAGGAACATCCGACATTTTTCCATCTCGTCTCGACCATCGAAGGTCAGTTGAGAGAGAACACGACAATTTCGGCATTGCTCCGCGCCGTTTTCCCGTGCGGCTCGATCACGGGTGCCCCGAAGATCAGCACGATGAAGATCATCGACGAGATCGAACCGGCAGATCGCGGTCTGTCGATGGGAGCGATAGGTTACTACGTGCCCGAAAACTGGGCGGCCGACCTTGCGACCTTCGACCTCAATGTCGCGATCCGAACGATGGTCGTTCGCGATGGCACCGCAACATTCAACGTCGGCGGCGGCATTGTTATCGACAGCGAGCCGGAAAAGGAGTGGGACGAGACGGCCACAAAGGCGACGGCGTTGATGAACGCGATTGGCGGCAAATTCACATAA
- a CDS encoding metalloregulator ArsR/SmtB family transcription factor: MGVKNGFNAELFFSALADRTRLRLLNLMRDGEVCVCFFAGALGTNNPKISRHLAYLKRALLVNARRDGKWMHYSIRRPEDKQAGEVFDATMKMLEGDEEMKRDRSLFSAFCCSPAAPVMIAGRQKVKE, translated from the coding sequence ATGGGTGTGAAGAACGGATTTAACGCGGAACTCTTCTTCTCGGCATTGGCCGACCGCACGCGGCTCAGATTATTGAACCTGATGCGTGACGGCGAGGTGTGCGTGTGCTTCTTTGCCGGAGCGTTAGGGACTAATAATCCGAAGATCTCGCGGCACCTGGCGTATCTAAAACGCGCCTTGCTGGTAAACGCCCGCCGGGACGGGAAGTGGATGCACTATTCGATCCGCCGGCCTGAGGACAAGCAGGCCGGTGAGGTATTCGATGCGACGATGAAGATGCTCGAAGGTGACGAGGAGATGAAGCGCGACAGGTCTCTGTTCAGTGCTTTCTGCTGTTCACCTGCGGCTCCGGTGATGATCGCCGGACGGCAGAAAGTGAAGGAGTGA
- a CDS encoding UDP-N-acetylmuramoyl-L-alanyl-D-glutamate--2,6-diaminopimelate ligase, which translates to MSSQNITVRQVAETLGAAAVGGLDVSATNVTHDSRQAGDGALFVAIRGATSDGHRFIDDVMRRGAAGVISEFDAPDDFAGAWLKVPDARSALARAAAAVYGDPSHDLDLVGITGTNGKTTTTYLCFALAEAAGVKPAMLTTVEYRIGKTSEEAVRTTPEASDTNLFLRSALGSGCTMAVMEASSQAIDLHRCDWLRFKIAVFTNLTRDHLDYHETMENYFDAKKKLFDGRLGYSPEASVINIDDEWGVALADELRANGQRVTTFAQNTNADLTADNIVVSLVRGTSFDLKTSAGTQRITSPLVGKPHVYNMLAATAVALALGYDFDAIESGLSTCVGAPGRFERVPHEGDFAVVVDYAHTDDALLNTLKTARELTTGRIITVFGCGGDRDKTKRRPMGEVAGELSDVVVITSDNPRNEDPLKIISEIEAGVRKKTPEYEVVSDRREAINRAVAMAQAGDVVIIAGKGHETYQLIGSDKFHFDDREAALEALARREETV; encoded by the coding sequence TTGAGTTCACAGAACATCACAGTCAGGCAGGTCGCCGAGACGCTCGGCGCGGCAGCGGTTGGGGGGCTCGACGTGTCGGCGACCAACGTTACCCACGATTCGCGACAGGCGGGCGATGGCGCGCTATTTGTTGCCATCAGAGGAGCTACATCTGACGGACATCGCTTTATTGATGATGTGATGCGTCGCGGCGCGGCCGGGGTCATATCGGAATTTGACGCGCCTGACGATTTCGCCGGGGCGTGGCTCAAGGTTCCCGATGCCAGGAGTGCCCTCGCACGTGCGGCGGCCGCCGTGTATGGCGATCCATCGCACGATCTCGATCTTGTCGGCATCACGGGAACAAACGGCAAGACGACGACGACGTATCTTTGCTTTGCCCTGGCTGAAGCGGCGGGCGTCAAACCTGCGATGCTCACGACCGTCGAATACCGCATCGGCAAGACCAGCGAAGAGGCCGTTCGCACGACACCGGAGGCATCGGACACGAATCTCTTTCTCCGCTCTGCCCTTGGATCGGGCTGCACGATGGCCGTTATGGAAGCATCGTCGCAGGCGATCGATCTGCATCGCTGCGACTGGCTGCGGTTCAAGATCGCCGTTTTTACGAATCTTACGCGTGACCATCTCGACTATCACGAGACGATGGAGAACTACTTTGACGCCAAGAAGAAACTCTTTGACGGGCGTCTCGGTTATTCGCCTGAGGCGAGCGTGATCAATATCGACGATGAATGGGGCGTCGCCCTCGCAGATGAGTTACGGGCAAACGGCCAACGCGTGACCACATTTGCCCAGAACACAAACGCCGACCTCACGGCCGATAACATCGTCGTATCACTGGTGCGAGGGACGTCATTCGATCTCAAAACGTCAGCCGGAACGCAGCGAATAACTTCGCCGCTAGTCGGTAAGCCGCATGTTTACAATATGTTGGCAGCGACGGCTGTCGCCCTCGCACTCGGCTACGATTTCGATGCGATCGAGAGCGGCCTCTCGACCTGCGTCGGTGCGCCGGGCCGATTCGAACGTGTGCCGCATGAGGGTGACTTTGCGGTCGTTGTCGATTATGCCCATACTGACGACGCGTTGCTCAATACGTTAAAGACCGCTCGCGAACTGACGACCGGCCGTATCATTACCGTGTTTGGCTGCGGCGGCGATCGTGACAAGACAAAGCGTCGGCCGATGGGTGAGGTCGCGGGCGAATTGAGCGACGTGGTGGTCATCACATCCGATAACCCGCGAAACGAGGACCCGCTTAAGATAATCTCTGAGATCGAGGCCGGTGTCCGTAAGAAAACACCGGAATACGAGGTTGTATCAGACCGACGCGAGGCGATCAATCGCGCGGTCGCTATGGCACAGGCCGGTGACGTGGTCATCATCGCCGGCAAGGGCCATGAGACCTATCAACTGATCGGCAGCGACAAATTCCACTTTGATGACCGCGAGGCCGCGTTAGAGGCCCTCGCTCGACGGGAAGAAACAGTCTAG
- the tig gene encoding trigger factor: MKSEVKVISPTQKEIHLQIDADAVREAYGRVSQKYAKRASVPGFRKGLVPLDVVRLRFKEEIKSDVLQEIIPQKVTDAIREHGLHPLAEPDLHLEDHETVKVNGSEPLKLHVHVEVMPEIPEPNYKGIEVTRRVKPVEDGEVEDLIAERLQREAALIPVEGRASQVGDTVIVDLEGRFDETPDAEPITATDLEIVLGDELIESSFTENLAGVKQDEDKEFTVAYPESFTSPALAGKTVHYKAKVKSVGVSEVPELNDEWATSLDEGYKSLADLRKRLKADLANVSAADADSRVRNNAVAKLIEANPFEVPNTLIETQTRNLLNDFARDLQQRGVDLNQVEQSFIEMAYSNMRQQGERDVRGAILLDKVAMAENVEVSDDEVNAEVAKMAEYYRTTPEEMRSQIEKQGGGIENIGNNLRTRKSVEALMAHAKVTEGDWIDEAAAAAVPAGKPKKKPAAKKAAKK; this comes from the coding sequence ATGAAGAGTGAAGTAAAGGTCATTTCACCGACCCAAAAAGAGATACATTTGCAGATCGACGCCGACGCCGTAAGGGAGGCCTACGGCCGAGTGAGCCAGAAGTACGCTAAGCGAGCGAGCGTTCCGGGCTTTCGAAAGGGCCTGGTCCCGCTCGACGTGGTGCGCCTTCGTTTTAAGGAAGAGATCAAGAGCGATGTGCTGCAGGAGATCATCCCGCAGAAGGTCACTGACGCCATCCGCGAACATGGCCTGCACCCGCTGGCCGAGCCTGACCTGCATTTGGAGGATCACGAGACCGTCAAGGTCAACGGTTCAGAACCGCTCAAGCTGCACGTTCACGTCGAGGTGATGCCGGAGATACCTGAGCCGAACTATAAAGGCATTGAGGTAACACGACGGGTCAAACCGGTCGAGGACGGCGAGGTCGAAGACCTGATCGCCGAACGACTGCAAAGAGAAGCGGCGTTGATACCGGTCGAGGGCCGTGCGTCTCAGGTCGGTGACACGGTCATCGTTGACCTCGAAGGCCGGTTCGACGAGACGCCTGACGCCGAGCCGATCACTGCGACAGATCTCGAGATCGTCCTGGGTGACGAACTGATCGAGAGTTCGTTTACCGAGAATCTCGCCGGCGTTAAGCAGGACGAAGACAAGGAATTTACCGTTGCATATCCGGAATCATTCACGTCGCCCGCGCTGGCCGGGAAGACTGTCCATTATAAGGCCAAGGTCAAATCTGTCGGCGTATCCGAGGTGCCTGAACTCAACGACGAGTGGGCGACGAGCCTCGACGAAGGTTACAAGTCGCTCGCCGACCTCAGAAAGCGACTCAAAGCGGACTTGGCGAACGTGTCCGCGGCAGACGCGGATTCTCGGGTGCGAAACAACGCCGTCGCAAAATTGATCGAGGCGAATCCTTTCGAAGTGCCGAATACGCTGATCGAAACTCAGACAAGGAACCTGCTCAATGATTTTGCTCGCGACCTGCAGCAGCGTGGCGTTGACCTGAATCAGGTCGAGCAGAGCTTTATCGAGATGGCGTATTCAAACATGCGTCAGCAGGGCGAGCGTGACGTTCGCGGGGCGATATTGCTGGATAAGGTTGCAATGGCAGAAAACGTCGAGGTGTCGGACGATGAGGTCAATGCCGAGGTCGCTAAGATGGCGGAATACTACCGGACGACGCCCGAAGAGATGCGGTCACAGATAGAGAAACAAGGCGGAGGGATTGAAAACATCGGTAACAATCTGCGAACTCGAAAGTCCGTGGAGGCATTAATGGCTCATGCGAAAGTGACCGAGGGCGATTGGATCGATGAAGCGGCTGCCGCGGCCGTGCCGGCCGGCAAACCGAAAAAGAAGCCGGCGGCGAAGAAAGCCGCGAAAAAGTAA
- a CDS encoding biopolymer transporter ExbD, translating into MKPEINVTPLIDVLLVLLIIFMVVAPLKPSSFKARVPAEPPDISEHVEPNPETLAVEIDRNAALTLNRETGLGTASDTASLVKRLRAVFAERVANGDVSESFADDPQRPHTDRIERTVFIKAPRDLDYGSVARVVDAVKLAGAYPISLQIDKLE; encoded by the coding sequence TTGAAACCCGAGATAAACGTAACGCCGTTAATCGACGTCCTGCTGGTCCTGCTCATCATCTTCATGGTCGTCGCACCGCTCAAGCCAAGCAGCTTTAAGGCACGCGTACCGGCTGAACCCCCAGACATTTCCGAACATGTCGAACCCAACCCCGAAACCCTCGCCGTCGAGATCGACAGGAATGCCGCGCTTACTCTCAATCGTGAAACCGGCCTCGGCACGGCTTCCGACACGGCTTCGCTCGTAAAACGGCTGCGGGCTGTGTTTGCCGAACGCGTGGCGAATGGCGACGTGTCCGAATCATTCGCTGACGATCCGCAACGGCCGCATACCGACCGCATCGAACGGACGGTCTTTATCAAAGCCCCGCGTGACCTCGACTACGGGAGCGTTGCACGCGTCGTTGATGCCGTAAAGCTAGCCGGAGCCTATCCCATCAGCCTGCAGATCGATAAGTTAGAGTAA